The Artemia franciscana chromosome 18, ASM3288406v1, whole genome shotgun sequence genome includes a window with the following:
- the LOC136038397 gene encoding uncharacterized protein LOC136038397 has protein sequence MTEEPTMPIAEEAAQRVYAKKLTADRESKKRKRAEESQEQQENRLAADRAPPGQHVRRYNAPTIDEVAIAMVSDHFLPRDIILHQRNAQLVRIAETHRRYDALEYPIIFWDGADGYHFNIKLINPATNKEMNKT, from the exons atgactgaagaacctacaatgccaatagccgaggaagctgctcaaagagtctatgccaagaAACTTACTGCTGATagggaaagtaagaaaagaaagcgtgccgaggaatcacaagaacagcaagaaaacaggcttgcggctgatagag cgcctcctggccaacatgtgcgaagatacaatgctccaacaatcgacgaagtggcaatcgctATGGTCAGTGATCattttttacctcgagatattattcttcatcagcgaaacgctcagttggtaagaattgctgaaactcatcgacgCTATGATGCCCTagaatatcctatcattttttgggatggagccgacggctatcactttaatattaaattgataaatccagccactaacaaagaaatgaataagacaTAG